The Deinococcota bacterium genome contains the following window.
ACGCAACGGACGGGCGAAACGAAGGTCAAGGTGGTGACCCGCGCGCTCGAGGAGCGTCTACAACAGCTCGAAGCGCGTGACCGCGCCGCCCGCACCCTCGCCTGGCTCAAGGCCAGCGTCTGGCCGGACCTTCCCGAGAAGCAGCGCGGTCACGCGCCTTCCAAGGAGGAGC
Protein-coding sequences here:
- a CDS encoding type II toxin-antitoxin system VapB family antitoxin; translated protein: MKQTSIKSDRVTDLLEQITQRTGETKVKVVTRALEERLQQLEARDRAARTLAWLKASVWPDLPEKQRGHAPSKEEQEDLLGF